DNA from Felis catus isolate Fca126 chromosome B3, F.catus_Fca126_mat1.0, whole genome shotgun sequence:
ATTTATTAGAACTCATCAGACCATATACTTAAATTGGTGAATTTTATTACACGTAAGTTTTGCCTTAATAAAaccgattttttaaaaaatacattaagaaatgggcagaagacatagacacttttccaaagatgacatccagatggccaaaagacacatgaaaagatgctcaacatcactcatcaaggaaatacaaatcaaaatcatgatgagataccacctcacatctgtctgAATGGCGAAacttaacaacacaggaaacagatgttggtgaggatgcagagaaaggagaaccctcttacactgttggtgggaatgcaaactggtgcagccagtctggagaacacaatggaggttcctcagaaagttaaaaataaagtaccCTACAATCCAAcaattacactattaggtatttactcaaaggctACAAGAATAAGATTCAAATGCGTACATGCACCCAGACGTTTacaacagcattatcaacagccaaactatggagagagcccaaatgtccactgactgatgaatgaatcaagatgcatatgtgtacacacacacacacacacaatggaatatcactcagccatcaaaaaggatgaaatcttgccattttgcaacgacatggatagagctagagtgtactatgttaagcaaagtaagtcagagaaagacaaataccatgtaatttcactcatgtagagtttaagaaacaaaacagatgaacgaaTGGAGGAGGGAAACAATCCATAAaagactcttagagaacaaacagagggttgatggagggaggtgagtaagggatgggctagatgggtgatgggctctaaggagggcacttgatgggatgagcactgggtgttgaatgtaagtgatgaatcactgaattctgacaccaatactgcactgtatgttaattaactagaaattaaataaaaatttgaaaagaataaaaaaagtcaCCTTTACAACACATATTTGGGATATTGTTATCACCTACCTGCCTATGTCTTAAGAAAATCCTCAGGAAAACcataaatttgtatctttctcaCAATTTATTTCTAAGTTCTCTCAACCCACCTCTTAAGAGGAGAGTCACATCTCAGCACTTCTTCACTGGTAATAGGCAGGGGTGTGTGGAGCGCAGAGCAAATTATACTCACCACTACCCAAGCTTCACCCTTTACCTAGAGTATAACATCTCCCTGTTTACTGGAGTTTTGGTACTCCTGTGAGAAATTCTTTTATAGCTGACCTAAAAGGCTAAAATTCAAGAAGTTTTATCTtatggggcatctgagtggctcagctggttaagcatccgactcttggtttcggctcaggtctcagtttcatgagttcgagccctgcgtcaggctctatgctggcagtgcggagcttgctggggattctctctctctacccttcccctattcgcactgtctctgtctctctcaaataaataaataaataaacttaaaaaataaattgaaaaaattatctttcagTAAAAGTAAAAGAACTAGTAAGCGATATCCCCTTTTTATAACTAACTGATTATACATGTATTCAGATTTTTATACACCTATCAAGGAGAGtcaaagatgactttttttttgattttgtaTGTGTAAATATTCATCAACTACTGTTGGAATTTCAGGAAGAAGTTAATAACTCTATCTAACAGATGCCAAACTTCTAAGTCCTGGGCTATAACTCCCCAACGGCAGTTTCTCCCTTAAGTCCACCAGCAGATTTTATATACAACATACCATGCTTGTATTCTGTAATCGAGGGATCAAGGGGTAAATGGGAGAGTGCGGCAGACTGACTTACTTCAGCCATTCCTTGATGGGGTCTAGGGAGGCTACTGGAATGGCGTTGATCATCGTCACTTTCTTGCTGTAGTCCTTGTAGACTATCACCATATCAAAGTTCTTCAGGTGAAACTGAACCCGCTCGAAGTGAATCAGCTCCACTTCATCCAAGGTCACCACAAAAGGTGGCTGTCAGGGAGAAATGAGATCACTATCACAGAAGTCCCCTAAAGCATGAgcattttcaaatactttcagGGCCTAAAAATCACTACTGCTTTTCGGGAAGACTAAAAGCAATGCAATGTACTGACAAGTCTCAGTATGAGGATTTGCAAGATCGAAATCTTTCCTCAAggagaataaatttaaagaaactgaagaaactatttaaaaaactaCTTAAAGAATCATTTGTTCAGTAAGTCGTGTctaagaaaatcttcagaaatagTAAAGACCTAGTTTTCAAAACACctaccctttcttttctctaacaATTTCTTACTAAAAGGGAAGAAATACTCACCCACTCTGTAGCGTTTACAAGCGCACTACTAGTAGGCTGAAGGAGGCAGGTACTCCTGTAAGGAGCTCCATTAAATctgaaagagagtaagagaaaggcTCACAGGGACTGGGCCCACTCAAGAGAAACGTGCTGCCACAATACACCTCTTGCCTTTCCCCATTCCAAACCCAGCTCCAGCATACTCACTGGAGTCAATTACAGGGGAAGCCTCTCAGTCTGAGCCACTCACCCCAGCCTAAAAATGTTCAAGAGGGAATGGATGTCTCAAAGGTTTTTCAATCAAAGGAAAAAGGACGTGATCTGTGATGTTAAATTATCACAAAGGAAGAATGACCAATTTTCCTAATAGGCAGATGACACTTCAGGTCAAAAAGAAGAGATATGTTACCCCAAGTCCCTAAAAGGCACTTCGAATTCCAGTTCCTCCTTAGTCAGAGCCTCTACTTTCTCAATGAAATTTTTAAACGCTGTTTTCAGTTTATGCCTCATTTCTCGTTCCAtctgtagaaggaaaaaaaaactaattagcTACAGTTATCACTTCACTCGTACATCCATTCAAAAAGCCTGAAGTACTTTTGTGGTCCTTAATCCTCATTCCTGTGACGCCAGTACGAAGAGTTTAACCCAGCCCACTACACCATTAACTGCAGAGCTGAGTCTGCAATTCAAGTCTGCCCCATAAGCCACTGCACTATACCATCCCCGCGCATACTTGAGTTGTTCTGCAGAAAGATGCGGGggttatttacaaaatataactACTGAACTCAGATCTGAACCACAAGCTACCTCAATACCCTGCAAATAAAATCCTCAATCTCACAGACCTGCTCAGCATAGAGGTCATCTCGGTCGTGCATATGCTGATGTTTCCCCAAGTCCGTGGTGATCTCTCCCACTTCTGTGTAGAATTGCACATCCGTGTGCCGCTTCTTCCCGAACATGATGGCATTCTGGGGGCACGGAGTGGAAAAAACGAGAAAGCAGTCAGAAAACTCAGGCTACACAACAAAGAGGCAAGACCACAACAAAACAACGTGAAGTATAAATAGTATCTACCCTGGAAACCACAGCATCTATGTAAAAATAGTCAAACTGTCCCTGGTGTCATCATGACATTTGGGAATGTGAGAGcgtacacattttttaaagtattcctATTTATTAGAATGAACTTGGGAGACTTTGCCGAAAATAAACTGtctaaagaaacatttttctattttctattctagATTTTAGACACTGTGGACTTTATAAACATTATCTTATTCAACCCCCTTTACCTTTTGTGACAGGTGATatcattcatcatttatttattaaagtttatatattttattttatttttttaattttttttaacgttttatttatttttgagacagagacagagcatgaacgggggaggggcagagagaggaggagacagaatggaagcaggctccaggctctgagccatcagcccagagccgacgcggggctcgaactcaacggaccgcgagatcgtgacctgagctgaagtccgacgcccaaccgactgagccacccaggcgcccctaaagtttatatattttaagagagagtgtgtgcgcgtgcacaacagagagagggacagacagggagagagcgcatcccaagcaggctaaccgtgagatcatgatctgatccgaaatcaagagttggacgcttaatcaactgagccacccaggtgtccctattagtcactattttaaaagaaaaagagtaacagAAAGATCTTGCCCAAGATCTGACAGCTTGTAAATCAAAAAGCGTACCTTGAGGTGAAAGTGCAAGACAATAATCATTTCTCCATCACATGGCTGAAACAAAGCATGCTTGATGTTATTATACAGAATATCCACTTTGTCTCCTCGAACAGATGTGAAACGGAAACCTGGGGGAAAACAAAGGAAGCAGCTAAGCATCAAGCAGCATGAGGTGAGGCCAGAAGACATTGCGTCTTTTCTGGCTGATTGGAACCGAGTCACAGAAAATGCCGCAAACCACACAGagcttctttcccttccttgtgCCCGTACAGCAATATATATAGATTCTTTCCAGCAGCTCCCTCACATACGGATTATCCATCTGTCATTCCCACAAATGTGCCCCAGAGACAAAGCCCAGACACACGAGAGATCATTCATACCATTGACATGGGCCTCCAGGGAACCCTGCATCCTCTTCTGGGCAATGTTTGGGCGAATGTATAGATCTTTCAGTTTGGGATTGCTCCGGTTTAGATTGATCACTAGGGAGTCTTGTTTCACAATGCCCTAAGTAGAACGAGAATTACTGTGAATCCTCATGTAACTGTGTGTCCCCTCCAAACCCACATGTATCCTTTCACACAATGGTGCTCTGTTGGTGTCCAGGctcacctccttctccttctcttctgcttccCGGGTCTTATAACGCTTCTGTACTTCTTTTATAATTCGGAAAGCATTCTGGAGGTTCAAGGCTGGTACAGTCTGTTCTCCAGGTGCCTTCATATTTGAAGCTCGGTATGTGCTGTGAAAAAGGAGAAGCCAGAACTTACAGAAGTATCTTTATCAGGTCAGGTAACCTGCACTCTTCACTGTATTTTTAACGGACTTAAATGTCTTTCAGAAGATAAAGATACCAGTAAATGGTAAGACAGTGTCTGGAAAGCTGAAAAAcatccctctttcttctctcttaaaTAGAGCATGTTATAAATGGCTAATCCACTGGGTGGGAAATCacacttatttttcaaatctggCATAGCCAATTATCCCATTCCACACCATGAAGAACAGACTCCAATGAGGCACACATTTCCTTATTTATGATTCTACTGCAAAACATGTGTAATCAGTTTAACATATATTCATGAGGATTCTAAACTGGGTTCCATCGTCAAAACCGTACAAAGCACAATGAGATGTTCCTGAGAGTACCACTCCAACCAGCAGGGATGGGGGATGGTTGTTTTCCCGGGGACTCACATTTCCTTGACAAAAGTGGCTTCTGGGTTAGGAAAGATGTTGCCCTCATTCCTGCCAAGAGCACTGCCTGGGCAATAGAAGTTGATTCGCAAGTAAGTATAATCTCCTTCCACGGACATGCTTATATTCTgctcaaagaaaaggaaagcattaacaaaataaacaagtttcTTTCCAAAGTAAAGGTTAGTACTTAGAGACATTAAAATTAAGTTAGGAGTTACGAGCTGACTGCTAAACCTAGCCTATAAACCTTCACCtaggtctgattttttttaccttcacctagcttattttttttgtatGACAAGATGTGTGCTTCCAAATGAATCACTGGCTTCTCAGAGTACCCTGAACCACATGTCCAAAAACAtgctaaaaaatgtttaatgcagggggcggggtgggggtgcttgggtggctcagtcagttgagcgtccgactcttgattttgcctcaggtcatgattccagggtggtgggattgagccccaagtcaggctccacgctcagcatggagcctgctatggattcattctctctccaaccctcccccaactcatgctctctccctataagaaaaagtaaaacaaaataaggcAAACGCTTAATGCAAATTGTATTTCTAGACTAGGAGATCACTGAACATTCTAAGCAAgtgcaaaatggaaaagaaagagaacaatagCAGGGGACAAGGAGAGGGGGAGTCAGCAAAGTGAGAAGGGTGGAGAATGAGCAGAGGGTAGAAGAATCGGAAAAACAATCTATGGAAAGCACAACTCATAGTTTCAGAACCAGTCTGGATGGATCCTGACTCAATGCTCATACCTTGATTGTGGCAATGTGAAAAGGTGTCGCGATACCGAACACAGGCATTATCACGGTCTCGTACTTCTTGTCGATATAGATCTTCATTTCCCGAATATGTGGTTCCTTAGGCATCAAAGATGGGTTTTTATAGGACACGTTAGATTTGCGAGCTCTGGAGTGGGGATAAAgacattttttgaggaattgctaCAAATCAAATACAAACCTAAGACAACCTCGTTGCCCAACACAAACTCTTACTTTTGAATCTGTTGCTCTCCTTTCTGTTCAGTCAGTCGCCTCTTTGCTTCCTCGTTGAGTTGAGCTGCCAGTTCCTTTTGATGCGCTCTCCGCTTCTCTTCTGCGGTCATCTCGTTCTAGAGGACACACCCAAGTCAGCAGAACTGCCAGTCTTACAGACGTGCCCCAGACGGGagccagaggacagagagagagtcaatGTGGATTAAAACAACAAACTCACTCGTGTTCTTTCAGTAAGCAGTGCTGCCCGAGAACCTCTTCCCAACAGGTCCTCGGCctcatctttctcctcctcctcctcctcttcatcctcatTCTATGGGGGAAAAATGAGAATCAGCAATTCCAGTTTTAACCTTTTTAGCCAGTTATTACTTTAGCCTTTTCACGGTACCAAACTTCCTACACcacctgcttttcttcttcctaccTTTAGAAAAATCCCCACattcttcacttttttcttcACAGAAGTGAGGACAGTAGCTGGGCCATCCtggaataaaaggaagaagtcagagaCATTTACAAGAGCATTTAAATAAAGCACTTTCACTTTCTAGCCTCGTATACAGTTGGCCAATGCTTCGAAACTTGTGGATACTAAAATCTCTGACAACGCATACAGATTTTATCCTCGCAACCTCAAAGGAACTATAATTTAGGAGGCAACACTGGGATAATGATTACGAATACAGGCTTGATGTGAAACCTCCCTCAAtcactttcttgttttgttttgttttttttaatgtttattttcttcttcctttttttttaatgttcaatatatgaagtttattgtcaaattggtttccatacaacacccagtgctcatcccaaaaggtaccctcctcaatacccatcccccaccctcccatcccccatcaaccctcagtttgttctcagtttttaagagtctcttatgctttggctctctcccactctaacctcttttttttttttttccttcccttttgtttttttaaaaaaaagttttatttgagaaagacagtgCAAGCGCATCcgagtagggaaagggcagagagaaagggggagagagaatcccaagcagactccgtactgtcagtgcagagcctgacatggggcttgatcccacaaactgggagatcatgacttgagcctaaataaGAGAtgctcactgagccacccaggcgccctttgccTCAATCACTTTCTAGTGGTGATATGTGGCAACTTCTACTTCTGTGCCCCAGTTTATCTGAGGATAAAGTATCTACTTCACAGGGTATCATAATTCAGTGAATTAATGCATAAAAGTGCTAACATAATAAGAACTCAGAAGTATTTGCTATTATGAACATTAAGGATCAATTCtcctaagtgaaaaaaagaattataaaagaccACAACTGCCCAGAACCAGCGGTTTAGTTGTTGACTAGGTTTGGGGAGCTTGGGGGGAaaatgaggagtgactgctaGGGTACAcggtttctttctgaggtgataaaaatgttctaaaattagactgtGGTGCTGATTGCtgagaatatactaaaaatcactaaaTTAAACACTTTCAGCAGGTGAACTGCATGGTATGTAAACTgtaactcaataaagctgttaaaaaaatttaaaataagaatcaaTTCCCAATATTATCATTATCCAGGTTCAAGTCACAGGTTGAACTGTGTGGTTTaaattattctctgtatttgtggggcacctgggtggctcagtcggttaagcgtccaacttcggctcagatcatgatctcacagtttgtgggtttgagccccacgtcaggctctctgctgacagctcggagcctggagcctgcttctgattctgtgtctccctctctctctgcccctcccctgcgcacactctgtctctcaaaagtaaataaatgtaaaaaacaacaacaacaaaaaaggagggtgcctgggtggctcggtcgattaagtgtctgactttgggctcaggtcatgatcttgcagtctatgagtttgtgccctgcgtcaggctctgtgctgacagctcagagcctggagcctgctttgcattctgtgtcttcctctctctctgcccctcccccactcatgctctgtctctgtcaaaaataaacattaaaaaaaatttttaataaattattctctgtatttgGATGACAATCTCTATTCCTAGCTGTATTGGGCCACTGTCACATGGACCTCTCCCTTCAGCTAGCAtttaacacttaaaataaaaaaaaaagtttgagagagcGCACGCCcaagcatgtgggggaggggcagagacagagacaaccccaagcagactctgtgctatcagcacagagaccactgaGGGGcacaatcccacgaactgtgagatcaggacctgagccgaaatcaagcatcagacgcttaactgacccaggtgcccctaacaaacacctttaagaaaaaaactccaaagaatataaaatgtattttcaatgtTAGTTCATGAACAATCAAAGGTCAAAGAAGAATACACACCTCATCCACAAGCACTGTGTCACCAATGAACAGAGCATAGGTTTTCTCTTCTggtttcttcccttccttgttAGTAAGGTCTGAGAATCCCAAATTGATGCTGAAAACCATCCCTAAAACAGCAAACAGGAATCAGTCTATAACCGTGAGAGAATGGAGACGTAGATTTTACACAGAAAATGCGGAAGATGAAGCTAAAGGAAATTATTCAAAAAAGTATTTTCCTACTGCACGCCTGTAAAACTCACCTTTCTTTAGTTTGTACTGATTTTTACTATTAATTACTAAAGAGCCTTCACGGAATTCAATTCCCATTCCAAAcctaaaaaggaaatgaagagaaatttcAGCAATAGGCTAAAAGATCTCTAACATGGGTCAAGTACAATATATTCTATTTCAATTTTCAGGATAAGGCAGATAAGTATGTTGAGTGATTGGCCCTGCTGATCAGTCAGTTAAGGAAGAGGATTCGAGGACAGTCTTTGGGCTAATAATATGTTGAAACAGATTTCCTAATTAAGTACCTCGTGTAACATTTATTATAtcaagccttttttattttagcttatacaccatatttaaatttcaatattcTACCAGTTTTCCTATAAACAACTTAGTAGACTGTTAAGGGGAATATTACCAAGACCATAGTAAGTGGATTAAGCACagcaattaataaaaattaaaaacttttttttatatttaggagTTAGAAAGCGAGCACaagtggaggggcaaagaggggggagggtgggacaaagagaaagagggagaagagaatcttaaaacatggttctacactcagcacagagccagatgtggaacttgatcccacgaccctgggatcacgacctgagccgaaatcgagaatcgccttgactaagccactcaggtgccccaagcaagGTGATTTTTTGTGGACTGTTGGTAACTAGGATTAAGTCACCTGGGCCAAGACTTGGTACAGGCCAATGTACTTCCTCTTGTCCatcagaaaattccagaaagaaactATATATCCCAGACTAGTTTCCATCTAAGGAAACTGCCCAGAGCCTTTGTCTTCCAAAATGTCTTTGGTTCTATAAGATGTTGAGTATTTCTAGGTGATGAATGGTCAAATACATTGGAGAAATActggattaaataaaaattgaaaaaaaaattaattgtaggATATCTCAAGagtatttcatttgcaaatgtgAGCTGAAGTGTTCTAAAAGAGGACATACAGTAAGTAACGACTCCTAACACTAGTAATTTAAGCCTAGAAGGTCTATTGGCATCTACTACATTGGTCTGCAAAAATCTCCACCTCTTCCCAGGAAGTAGAAATGAAATCTTTCCCACATTCTCTGATAACACTATGTGTTTGGACTGTAAGTTTAAGAGTCCATAAATGCTGGGTGAATTGATCTAAGAATATTTTGCCTGACCACGGCCAGTCATGAAAACTATCTCAGAGTGACAATGAACTTCATCACATCTCACCCTAGATTTTTGGTAATTTTGTTCAGCAACTCTGGCTTCTGCTTTTTAACCACATCCATGACAGCATTATACACGTCACATATCTTCACACCTAATGACAAGACAGAAAGGAAACATTATAGTATCTTTTAGGTGgagaaaaaccccaaaacacaaaaatgaccacaagttaaaaaaaattttttctttaatgtctttatctttgagagagagagagagagagagagagagagagagagagtgcgcgcgagagagagagcacaagagcaagcagggaaggggcagtgagagagggagacacggaatctgatgcagactccaggctctgagctgtcagcacagagcccgacgcagggcttgaactcacaaactgtgagatcgtgacccgagccaaagtcagacgcttaaccgactgagtcacccaggcgcccctacgacCACTACGTTTCCATCAACATTTTTTTCACCTATTAAGTTCCCTAAAGCAGTTTCTCAAAGTGTGAACTAAGAAATGAAGCTGCAGGAGTGGTAGGGCTtagaattctgcatttttaaataaacaactcaCCTAGTTACTCTTAGTTACACTGTTTGAGAATCAATGACGCAGGAGGACTATGGGATGCCAGGTCTCAGTGAAGTAATTTGATAAATGGCGTAGTAATTCAAGTTatcatacattttgaaaaataggaCTACTGAATGGGTGAATTAATATTACAAAGACTCTGGCCttgagggagacaaaccataagagactcaaaaacagagaataaactgaggtttgctggaggaGAGctggtggggaatgggctaaataggcattaaggagggcacctgttgggatgagcactgggtgttacacgtaagtgataaatctctaaattctattcctgaaattgtTATTACGCTGTacgttaacttgaatttaaattaaaaaaataaactttttaaaaattaaaaaaaaaaggggcacctgggtggctaagttgattaaatgtctgactgcagctcacgtcatgatctcatggttcgtgagttcaagccccatgtcaggctctgtgctgacagctcagagcctggagcctgcttctgattctgtgtttccatctctctctgcccctcccctacccacgttctgtgtctctctcaaaaataaacattaaaaattttttttgaaaaaaaattaaaaaaaaaaaaaaaaaaaagaggactctgGCCTTAATGTTTCATGATCTATAGTATGAACACAGTCTTCAAGCCAGAAGAGTCTAGATATGGTGGACTCAAAGGGGTCCTTATCCTCATCAAACTACCTGGGACTATTACTTCCAATAGGATTTCTCAAGATCGACTTGAGGTAACACGAAGGAATTGTATCTAGAAGCTATGGGCACATGGGTGGGCTTATAGAGTAGAAAACTTGAAGTCCCATTTCGCCAACTAGGAGTGTAGAGTCTCAAGACAAAAGAGGTGTGGTGTCAAGCACTTTATTTCCTTCCGAGGTATGCAATTGCTTGCTTAGCAGAGTTGCTATTAGTTTTGCCCTTAGACTAAGATTCCTTGTATCCATTCAATGTAGAATTAACAATACACATTCTGTTGCTAGAGATACTAGTTCTCAGAACCAAAGAAAAGTAACAAGGCCAGATATTTTATGAAGATTTGGATGCAGAGGCCTAACTGGCCACAGAAGTTTTCTGCAAACACCAATGTAAAACCACAACAACCACTCATGCTAAAAGACTGAAGAGTGAAATGCTAGGGTGATTCAAAGCTAGTAAAATCGAATTCTATTTTTAGTATAAATGCCTCAGGGATATAAATGCACATAAACACTAGAGACACTTCAGTTTACTTCATTTCCGAATCTTTTCTAGGGCACCTCACCATGTCTTAATTCCTTTAGCAGTTCCTCTTGAAGCTGGAGCAAAAAGTTGTAATTTTCTTGAACTTCCTGAGAAGGGTCAACCATCAAAGTGCGAACAAGGTTGGAGCAGTAAGATTTGAAGCGAATACCCATGGCACAAGTGATGGCCCCAAAATGCATGTGATTCTTGTCACTAGAGAccaaaagaagaaagcatttcatTATGCAAACTAGCAAAGTCCTTAGCAGCACTGGCATAAAACATCTATAATCACCTTTCCCTGTTATATCCCATAGCTGAAGAAGGACCTACACTCTTTAAACAGATTAGCTTATAAAGAGGTAAAATTACTGACTGAAGCTCACAGGATAAAAATTCAGTGAGAAGCTTACTTGTGGTTTcctaaatagacaaaaaaatatacCAAATTCTATTCATTACAGTTTTAAAGCTCAAGGGTAAGCCATCACTTTTCCACCAGCCACTATGAACTGTACTATGCATTATAAATTAGTTCCTTCAGCCTGACCAGGAAAAACagcattcttcatatatttttaaaaattacaggcacctgggtggctcagctggatcagggccgaccttggctcaggtcatgatctcatagttcatagaATCGAGCCTCgcgctgagctctgtgctgacagctaagagcctggagcctgcttgggattctctgactctgtctctctctctgacccttccctgctctcacacatgcatgtgctcgctcgctctctcataactaactaactaactaactaactaactaactaactaactaacacGTTTTCCtttcattcaaagaaaaaactCAGAAGGGGAATTACATTATGGCATATCTCATACCTTAATGGTTTTTCTCaacatgttttacatttttcttgatatttaaaacaaattttttaaacatttatttatttttgaaagagcatgaatgggggtgggggagcagagtgagagggagatacagaatctgaa
Protein-coding regions in this window:
- the SUPT16H gene encoding FACT complex subunit SPT16: MAVTLDKDAYYRRVKRLYSNWRKGEDEYANVDAIVVSVGVDEEIVYAKSTALQTWLFGYELTDTIMVFCDDKIIFMASKKKVEFLKQIANTKGNENANGAPAITLLIREKNESNKSSFDKMIEAIKESKNGKKIGVFSKDKFPGEFMKNWNDCLNKEGFDKIDISAVVAYTIAVKEDGELNLMKKAASITSEVFNKFFKERVMEIVDADEKVRHSKLAESVEKAIEEKKYLAGADPSTVEMCYPPIIQSGGNYNLKFSVVSDKNHMHFGAITCAMGIRFKSYCSNLVRTLMVDPSQEVQENYNFLLQLQEELLKELRHGVKICDVYNAVMDVVKKQKPELLNKITKNLGFGMGIEFREGSLVINSKNQYKLKKGMVFSINLGFSDLTNKEGKKPEEKTYALFIGDTVLVDEDGPATVLTSVKKKVKNVGIFLKNEDEEEEEEEKDEAEDLLGRGSRAALLTERTRNEMTAEEKRRAHQKELAAQLNEEAKRRLTEQKGEQQIQKARKSNVSYKNPSLMPKEPHIREMKIYIDKKYETVIMPVFGIATPFHIATIKNISMSVEGDYTYLRINFYCPGSALGRNEGNIFPNPEATFVKEITYRASNMKAPGEQTVPALNLQNAFRIIKEVQKRYKTREAEEKEKEGIVKQDSLVINLNRSNPKLKDLYIRPNIAQKRMQGSLEAHVNGFRFTSVRGDKVDILYNNIKHALFQPCDGEMIIVLHFHLKNAIMFGKKRHTDVQFYTEVGEITTDLGKHQHMHDRDDLYAEQMEREMRHKLKTAFKNFIEKVEALTKEELEFEVPFRDLGFNGAPYRSTCLLQPTSSALVNATEWPPFVVTLDEVELIHFERVQFHLKNFDMVIVYKDYSKKVTMINAIPVASLDPIKEWLNSCDLKYTEGVQSLNWTKIMKTIVDDPEGFFEQGGWSFLEPEGEGSDAEEGDSESEIEDETFNPSEDDYEEEEEDSDEDYSSEAEESDYSKESLGSEEESGKDWDELEEEARKADRESRYEEEEEQSRSMSRKRKASVHSSGRGSNRGSRHSSAPPKKKRK